atcatttatttatttaggaacCTAAATCACTCGTATCACAGCAGTCCCTCAGTTAAAACCACACCCTTGTCCCTCCCCTAGGTCCTTTCCTCTTATGGGAACTAGACTCATCCACTCTGATAAGGATCTGGGCTTTTCAAAGCAGCCCAAAGAGTTCAAAGCACTTATCCAGGTAACTCAGTCGGAACTTCCCAGAACTATTGCAAAAGAAAGTAAACCAGATCTGTCTGCACTGTCATTTGCAAAAGAAAGTAAACCAGATCTGTCTGCACTGTCATTTGCAGCGTCCAGCTCTTTTACTTACGTCTTGTAGTGTACATCAGTTGGTAGGCTAGCCAGTCTGTGAGCACCCACAAGGtcagcgtctgctaaataagtcTATGTTTCTTAATCtttctttaatattatttaacagtgtacaaaaaaaaaagtttatactcGTGTTGGGTTCTGGAGATGGTAACTCAACATGTTGTCCTTTAAAGTGTCTGTACAGGTTTGTTATTGACTGTTTTCTGTAcaatcgttattattattattattatttatttcttagcagacgcccttatccagggcgacttacaattgttacaagatatcacattatttttacatacaattacccatttatacagttgggtttttactggagcaatctaggtaaagtaccttgctcaagggtacagcagcagtgtcccctaccagggattgaacccacaaccctccggtcaagagtccagagccctaaccactactccacactgctgccccagtgtggACTCGTGTGCACTTAGCTGCTGTGGCTTAGTAAGATGATTATTAACAGTTAACAGCCACTCCCAAAAATGCCCATTATATTCAAGCGGGACAAAAAACCAATTACTTGAACTACTGTCATTGATCTTGTGGATTTGCTTGGTTCGGAAGGATCATAAGAGAATTTTCAATTCGGGTAAACGTGAGGGGCAGTCAAGTGTGCGTTCTCATCAGCCTTTACTGCTGAGGAAGCCTTCTCACCAGCATCCTGAGCATTATCTGCATTAGTGAACCATGCAGTCCCTCTGTGGGCAAGCCCACTACCTGTATTCGTGTTTCCACTAATCTGTGCCCCCTGTCTGAGTTGGTTACTTTCACAAGATGCAGAATCCCCTGTAAACCTTGTGGGGGGTCACCGGCCAGCCAGGAAGCTTGTGCATGAGTGCTTCTCATTGGATCAGGGGTCGGTTGCTCAGCACAGGGCCCTTCCTCAGTAGAAAAGTCTTCATAGCCATGGTCAGGAGCCCTGTTATAAATATCAACTTCATCGAGGTGGTCTGCATCTGGCTGAAAAGATGCCATTTGAGAACCTGGACCAGAGACAAATCAGGTTTTAGGTTTTGCATACAGCCCTTATAAAACTTTACtgcggtatttttgcagttttaccatgcttttcccatgcttacACAATGCAAGTATTgtatcatagtttaccctggtttgccatgtttattactatacctcgctgttctttgcactgcttacctgtgctttatcatgctttcattgtgctttattacactgtgctgtgattTTCCTGTGGGAAAAGTTTATAAAggaggctagatcagccaaagtgacATCATATTTGTTAGTAGCAGCTCCATCTAGAGCACTGCattgtattgccagcaaaacaaaaggaaacttaagTGTCATTGATGTGGAAGTGAAGAGtacagcagctcctgaactctggCATTGATGTGGAAGTGAAGAGTACAGCCGATTGACGTTGGCATCCAGCTCCATTACCTTCTGAAAATAGAGATGCACAGTTGGGTTTACTTATCCATATCAACTCACAGTACTACCACAGTATTACAGTATCTGTACCAAACTCACATGCTAACAGTATCATAAGAACATTACTGTCCCTGTGTATGCACTTCTGTTGCAGTATACTGAAGCATGAATATCGTGATCTTACCTGAACGCACGCTGCTCGCTGTTGCTTCACCCTGGGATTATTTCTTTCAAAAGGCACCAGGTAAATTTGTTTTATAGTTACTTGGTGCCTTTGTAGAATACAAACAGTTGTAGGTAGACTGATGGTGTTCACGCCTTCGAAAACATTGTTGTCTTCAACAATGCGTCGCTGGATTTCGGTGAGGCGAATATCATTTTTTGCACGGACCATCTCAACTACAGCCATCTCCAGCTGACCAGGGAGTAATCGAAAGCAGCCACCACTGCATGCCTTTATCTCAATTCTGGAAACAAATTCTGGAATCTTCCTTGACGTTgtccctgcccctgcccctgcccctgcccctgcccgcgccctcgccctcgcccctgcccctgcccgcgccctcgccctcgccctcgccTTGTTCTGCAGCCTGCTCCATGTTGTCACAACCTGCATGCAGTCTACACAGCCTTTTATGTGGTGTTGGGATGATTGTCAATTAATTCTATTTGCATTTTCATGATGTGAATGCGATTATCAATAATGAGACGTCATTCTTGGTAATAGCAATTAGAGTGAAGCATTTCGAAAAACAGatataaacatttgaaatatgtatttctgACTGAACAAGTAATGTAGATAATTGTGAAAGTCATGTTAaattttgtaatttgtatgtaaTCAAATGCAAAAGTGTTTGGGGTTCCGAAACAATTAGATTTCTTTAACTCAGTTTGGAGCTTTGTGTTAAGAGTTTTGAAAATTGCGCCAATGGTTTCATAAACTTGATTTTATCAACTGAAAAAAACTGTAatgtggcatatgtattggtttactttttaatttaatttttaaatgaaagtaaCTACTGTACATGCCAGGTTAATTAGACGCTTCTTacaaactgcaaaaacaaaaataaaaatatctatgAAGTAAGAAATAGGTTTTTATATACATGTAGGTTTGTTCCAAATTTACACTTATCATAAATATGCAAATGGAATGGATACTGTCTTAAACATATGGAACAGGAAACATGCATTATCTAGAAAAAGTCAAGCATaatttaaacaataatttaattaaaggcctgttaaaaataaagaaataaatacataatacaggAGGAGGTATTAAAAAGTCGGTAGACAGCGCCGTCTTGTGGACAGAGAAGCACTTTACACCACTCATCACACACTTAAAGGCTTaaatccttttcttttctttttcttttatatatatatatatatatatatatatatatatatatatatatatatatatatatatatttcattttgatGAATTGAATCATGCTTTCAGTTCATGAAAATCTGGAAACCATGtttcagctgtttagaaagaaCAGTTGCTGATTCAATAGTCCTGCCTACTGCACCCAGAATGCTTTACGGCTGCCGTAAAACTACACGTGTAGCCCAGGAAGtctgtgtggagctgtgtggtGTGATCAAGTATGTATAGTATTTATTATCATCAACATTTGAATTAACTGAATTGCTTAAAGTATCATGTAGTTGAGAACATACTGCGGATTCAGTTGCAATGTAGTATATATGCTGGATTCCGTAAGGAAACGGAGGTACGGGGATATGCCTTACTGTGCTGTTGAAGATGTGCttttttcataataaaaataatgtaatgcatATAATCTTACGGGTGCGTTTTGTCTTTCGGTGTTGGAAAGACAGTAACGAATagcttatgttttgttttactcaacGCTGTACGTTCTTGAAACAAAACTTGCTATTGCTGTGTACTTCTAGCGGGCCACGAAACATGCCATTTAATTTATATGTGTTGAGGCATCATTATACTTGAGTATAACTGTAAGCCATATTAATACTGTAACAGCTGTGAGATTATCCAGTGTCTTACCACGGGTTTTATATCTTGGTGTTTATTTGGTCTCAATTCAAGTTGTCACCCTTGCAGAAGACTTATGTTTAAACCGCGTAAATAATATTTCTGTAGACTGTAGAGCTGCGACATGCAGATCTGGATCACAAACGGGCTAAGCGTGTgtgcctgcagctgaaactaaccctaaagaaaatcaatatttgttccaaacaaaattaaaaagtagTTTAATAGGAATGTTCTTTTTGGCTTGGCTTGTCTTCTAGACAGTGAAAGGTCCATTGAGAAGACGAGGGTGGAGGTGGGTTTGTTTTAAACGACACAGATCTAAGGCAGGTCATCCACATAACTACAGGGAGATTGGAGGGTGGCAAACAGGATACTGGTGGTCTTACACCAGGGCagtaaataagactcctattgcacagcagttttacccattccaggttttgctttTCAATGTGTTAAGTATTGGTTTCAGGCTAAACTGTAGTCCCAGCTTCTGGTTTTGTATTCTGGGATATTGCTACAGAAGTGTTTTACAGTCTTTAAGAGCTGCAAGTTGGTGAGATACAGTAGGAATTTAAAGTGGTGTAGATCCATCAGGGAAATGTgagagcagggatggaaatgagagtcccattgcatagcagtttcatccattccaggttttactatgatcagacacacctgagcgtgttGCCTACACACCCGGAATGGGTGgtggaaactgctatgcaataggagtctgattcccaccTCTGGACTGACTCGATTGTGTGTTGTCTTCAGACTTGTGCAAAATGGCAAAGAGCTTACGGAGCAAGTGGAAGAGGAAGATGCGAGCtgagaagaggaagaagaatgCCCCCAAGGAGCTGGCTCGTCTCAAAACTGCCCTGGCTTTAGATGGCAAGGGGGACATTTCCATGGAAGATGTGAAGGAAATCGCAACTGTAGTGCCAGCTGCGAAGCTGAAGGAGAAAGCGACAGATGCAGCAATGGAAGGAGAAGACGGTCGGTTCATTTGTTTATCTTGTACGCAGTTAAACTTGACAATACTTGTGCCGTGTCTAACCTGATCAGCTTGGCACGGCATACAAACTGCATGTTTGTTCTTTAGTAAGAGTAACAGTAGTACATTCAgcgacagggatggaaataaagactcctattgtatagcagtttgatctgttcctggttttactacgagctagATTAGCCCCAGTgcctagctaacaagctcaggtgtgtttcaTTAaacatagtaaaatcaggaatggatgacactgctatgcagtggaagtcttatttccatccctgtggttGAAGGTGTAGGCAAGTGCAACATAAACACATGGCGTGCAATGTTTTCTAATTTCACTTTCCATATCTACCTTCAGGGGGCGCTTCTCAGATGGACACAGACAGCAAGCGAAGCAAAAAAACTCAGCTGGACGAGCACGGGCAGTACCCCATGTGGATGAACCCGAGACAGAGAAAGAGGCTGAAACAGAAACGCGGGAACCATGgcaaagcaaagaaccaaaagaaatTGGCTTGGTAGATTGATATATTGAATGTGAAGAAATCTGTGAGCTGTATATTGTGTTATATATGCTCGGAGCGTTGGTGATGATGATCGAGTCTTTTTAAAATGGAAGGAGCATAGAAAAATAATTCACTTTTCTTTAAACAGCTCAATTGAATATTTGATTTCTGTAAAGATAATTGTGGATGTTGTTTACAGAAAGGTTACATTTCTAGGATTATGGGACtgatattacagtttctttttttataaaggaaGTATGgtatatttttagttaaatgacTGACaagtttttgtaaataaagttaaACCTGTTTTCAATGGGATGCATTACAgcgatggcaataagactcccattgcatagcagtttgatccattcatgACTTTACAATTGAGtataataactataataataagTATGAACTTGTATAAGCTATACACTGTGGcaaatcaagctcgtagtaaaacctggaatgggtgcaactgctatgcaataggagtcttatttccatccttgcattGGTTAGATCTCCTGCCTTGTTAATAGAAAGCTTTATGCCCAAAGCGATTTTTAATCAGGATCtagacttttttttctgttttacgtTATCCGGAATGTTAATTATTAATTTGACAAATGATTTGAAATTGCTTGCTTGGTCGTGGAGAATGAATGGTGTAGACAAGGTTAAAATCCAGTCTTTATGCTAAACGAAGGGTCTGATACACCTTGTAACTCTCCATAGACGTTTGTTAAAATCCCCATGTGGTGTAGTGACTTGTAAACTGcagtacattttgaaataaatgtattgctCAATGTATGATTCTTGTAAGAATTTTTTTGGTACTTCACCATGCACTATTTTGGAATTGCAAATTCTGAAAACTGATATAGAAACAATGATCTGATGTGGAATTCTGCCACTATAAaagcatgatatatatatatatatatatatatatatatatatatatatatatatatatatatatatataatgtaaacaattAGTAATGATCAGCCCCATCTTGTGCACAGCAATGTATTTATCACTATTTCCACAAAGTGCCAGATCATTTCTCTCAGctcccactagatggcagtggCCTCCATCGTAGAGACTTCAGCAGTAGACCCAGCACAAGGCCAGGGAGCGATGTACAGTACAGGTTGCTGGGTCTTTTTGTCCCAGTCAGTGAAGCTGTGTTTCCGTTGGCCGTTGGAACTGATTGGAAAGGGTTTGAAGTCAGGCTTGTTCGTTGCCATCAGCAGCGCTAATCCATTGCAATTGAGACTCTGGCAGCCCTGGCTGGTATTGCAGCCTGACCGAACTCAATGTCCAGCTTGCACAAGAACAGGTTTTTAAATCTCTGACTGTAGAAAACAAATACAGGCTGAACATAAAGGCTGTGAATACAGTatgttacagacgtgctcaaatttgttggtacccttacagctcattgaaataatgcttcattcctcctgaaaagtgatgacattaaaagctattttatcatgtatacttgcatacctttggtatgtcatagaataaagcaaagaagctgtgaaaagagatgaattattgcttattctacaaagatattctaaaatggcctggacacatttgttggtaccccttagaaaagataataaataattggattatagtgatatttcaaactaattagtttctttaattagtatcacacatgtctccaatcttttaatcagtcattcagcctatttaaatggagaaaagtagtcactgtgctgtttggtatcattgtgtgcaccacactgaacatggaccagagaaagcaaaggacagagttgtctgaggagatcagaaagaaaacaatagacaagcatggtaaaggtaaaggctacaagaccatctccaagcagcttgatgttcctgtgacaacagttgcaaatattattaagaagtttaaggtccatggaactgtagccaacctccctgggcgcggccgcaagaggaaaatcgaccccagattgaacagaaggatagtgcgaatggtagaaaaagaaccaaggataactgccaaagagatacaagctgaactccaaggtgaaggtacgtcagtttctgatcgcaccatccgtcgctttttgagcgaaagtgggctccatggaagaagacccaggagggctccacttttgaaagaaaaacataaaaaaagtcagactggaatttgctaaaatgcatattgacaagccacaatccttctgggagaatgtcctttggacagatgagtcaaaactggagctttttggcaagtcacatcagctctatgttcacagacgaaaaaaatgaagctttcaaagaaaagaacaccatacctacagtgaaacatggaggaggctcggttatgtttggggctgctttgctgcgcctggtacagggtgccttgaatctgtgcagggcacaatgaaatctcaagactatcaaggcattctggagcgaaacatactgcccagtgtcagaaagctctgtctcagtcgcaggtcatgggtcctccaacaggataatgacccaaaacacacagctaaaagcacccaagaatggataagaacaaaacattggactattctgaagtggccttctatgagtcctgatctgaatcctatcgaacatctatggaaagagctgaaacttgcagtctggagaaggcacccatcaaacctgagacagctggagcagtttgctcaggaagagtgggccaaactacctgttaacaggtgcagaagtctcattgagagctacagaaaacgtttgattgcagtgattgcctctaaaggttgtgcaacaaaacattaggttagcggtcccatcatttttgtccatgccattttcatttgttttattatttacaatattatgttgaataaaaaatcaaaagcaattaaatatggaataaacaatggtggatgccaattacttttgtcagtttcaagttatttcagagaaaattgtgcattcttcgttttttgtggaggggtaccaacaaatttgagcacgtctgtatgctgTCTGGGAAATAATTCTATCTATCAATTGTACAGAAACATGGTGCATATACCAGCGATGTTTCGTTGTGTGTGATGTCCTGTTGCAGCCCCAATTTTCTATtggaatcaatcaatcaatcaaacttaGATACATGCATGTCTCTTGGTGCTTGAGATGAGACATGCATGTATCAGACTGGTGTAATGGTGCAGATGGCAATGAGGCATGAAAATAGAAAACTATTTAAACAAGTGATTACATTGCTGGTTTGTATAGACAAGGACATAAAATAAAACGCTTGATGTTGGAATGTTGGTTTCTTGTGCATTGTATGAGTGTTTCCTCAGAGGACTTTGTAAAGTTCTTCCACACAGTCCTTTGTTATACTGTTTACTGGCACTGAACCTCTTTAAAGAATGTGACTCTACAGGCTAAGCAAGCTCGGGGGGTTACTGATGGGTGTGATTGCAGTTTACCTCTCTCTTTACAAAGGGGTGAGACATTGTCTGTTTCTAGAATGGCCTGGCTCTTTAAAAGCATGTGTTACCCCTTGAACTTCAGTAACTTGTGCATCACTGGATACTGAAGCACCTGACCGCGGTCAACACTCTCATAGTCCCCCCTAAACACCACtggcttgcaacagggagatgcaaactttatatattacagaattcaTACAGAACCCAAATGTGCTCACAATTTCCCCCTCAAAAAATGTGTGATACGTTTTTTCCACCTGTTTCTATTATTGGTCTCCGGTAATACTGTAAATGATTGGTAACTACAGTATTACCGTGGCGCAATTCAAATACAGCAGTAGTTAACAGTGTTCATGTTTCGCTGTACCAATAGGGACAGCCTATATCTAACTCAGTATTTTCTTAAAAGGTATAGTGGAGCACAGTCAGAATTGCATGTTTAAACAGAGGAAAACGGTTGCAGAAGATCACTGTACAGCCGTGCAAATCAAAACACACACTGGCGTTATCTACTGTACACCAGTATGCCATAGATGGGCTTGGTTGCTGGGCATGCGCGTTCGCGCTGGCACGCTAGTCTTGCTGCTACACACCAGTAGTAAGGCTCAAGGAACAGCGTGCAGGTAAGTTCAGTGTGTCACTCCAAAACTATCCTATGTGCTATTTGTTACAGCAAGTGGCATAGCAAAAACATGTGAATATTATTAACACAGAGCCGCCGGTCTTTAATCTGTAACTATCGGAATATACGAGATTGAAATTATACAGCCAGTAGAAATTCATTTTTAGTCATAATTCTATTGTACCGCATCCACGCGCATTGTTTGACGTTTAAAACGTTCGTTTAAGAATGTATgcattaagtaataataataataataataataataataataataataataataataataataataatctgaggaGAGTTTAAAATAAAGAGATGCAACTTGTTCCGTGCTGTTTGTCAGCAGTTTCTCTCGGTAACAAGTACTGTAGCTCTTTACCTGCTGGACTGGATATGCGAGTTGCTAGAGTTTGTATTTCAGTGCGTACCCGGTTGTAAGAGTATATTTAATATGGGTTTTGTGTATCTGAAAAAAGGCCACAACTgaaatattttgtaattgttcGGGAGCAATGAGACGCGTGATGTGCATTGtatggtactgtatttaattatgtaCACTTGTCATATTCTGTTCGACGCAGACGTATGTTATAATATTGTTTCATGTTTTTCACAACGTTATACTTGATTTAAGGTTGTGGACATATAGATCAATATAATGTTCACATTAATATAGTTTGGAATATGGTAAAGATGTTTTTGGTAGCATCTTAACAACACTATTGAATCAATATTCTGGTCTTGAGCAAGGTCCCCATTGGAATAATATTTTTGcgaatattagaacataagaaagtttataaaccagaggaggccattcagcccatcttgttcgtttggttgttagtagcttattgatcccagaatctcatcaagcagcttcttgaaggatcccagggtgtcagcttcaacaacattactggggcgttggttccagaccctcactattctctgtgtgaaaaaagtgcctcttattttctgttttgaatgcccctttatctaatctcccccgggttgacattgtctataccttttaggattctgaatgcttgaatcagatcgccgcatagtcttctttgttcaagactgaatagattcaattctcattctcattctttctctctctctctctctctctctctctctctctctctctctctctctctcactctctctctcatttatacagttgagtttttactggagcattctaggtaagtaccttgctccagggtacagcaacagtatcccccacctgggattgaacccacaaccctccggtccagagccataaccactctatatacataacatgtacaataaaaaatctGCTTTCCTCTTCTGTGAATGATAAGATCCGGCATCTTTTTGTTTACACATGAACCCGTTAACCAGTAAAGAAACAGTTCTCAGATGTGTTGTCATTTTGTTTGTGGACGTTTTATTAGCTTGGCATTTTCAAATAAACAAAGTCCATTCAGTTTGAAAAGCGAGCGCAAATTACATCTTCAAAACACGGTCTCAGTCCAGCGTGCACGTGTGGCGTTTAAAATTACATCTTCAAACCACGGTCTCAGTCCAGCGTGCACGTGTGGCGTTTAAAATTACATCTTCAAACCACGGTCTCAGTCCAGCGTGCACGTGTGGCGTTTAAAATTACATCTTCAAACCACGGTCTCAGTCCAGCGTGCACGTGTGGCATTTAAAATTACATCTTCAAAACACGGTCTCAGTCCAGCGTGCACGTGTGGCATTTAAAATTACATCTTCAAACCACGGTCTCAGTCCAGCGTGCACGTGTGGCATTTAAAATTACATCTTCAAACCACGGTCTCAGTCCAGCGTGCACGTGTGGCATTTAAAATTACATCTTCAAACCACGGTCTCAGTCCAGCGTGCACGTGTGGCATTTAAAATTACATCTTCAAACCACGGTCTCAGTCCAGCGTGCACGTGTGGCATTTAAAATTACATCTTCAAAACACGGTCTCAGTCCAGCGTGCACGTGTGGCGTTTAAAATTACATCTTCAAAACACGGTCTCAGTCCAGCGTGCATGTGTGGCATTTAAAATTACATCTTCAAACCACGGTCTCAGTCCAGCGTGCACGTGTGGCGT
Above is a window of Acipenser ruthenus chromosome 14, fAciRut3.2 maternal haplotype, whole genome shotgun sequence DNA encoding:
- the LOC117419676 gene encoding protein LLP homolog, with the translated sequence MAKSLRSKWKRKMRAEKRKKNAPKELARLKTALALDGKGDISMEDVKEIATVVPAAKLKEKATDAAMEGEDGGASQMDTDSKRSKKTQLDEHGQYPMWMNPRQRKRLKQKRGNHGKAKNQKKLAW